A single window of Intrasporangium calvum DSM 43043 DNA harbors:
- a CDS encoding anthranilate synthase component I yields the protein MTSTTTSTATHGGTEAVAGPVPQADLTWGGTWPDLAVFTELALGHTRVIPVVRRVLADAETPVGVYRKLAKSEPGTFLLESAEHGGVWSRYSIVGARCAATLTERDGQAHWIGDPPVGLPQSGDPAAAVRDTVAALATPRIPGLPPLTGGLVGAISYDAVRRWERVPDEGRDELHLPELAMMLATDLAVFDHSDGSLLLVANAVNRDATDERIEEAWADAVARLDRMTEELAAPAPSTVVSIEPRASEPRSSHTEEQFEAMVEQAKEAIRAGEAFQIVVSQRFTVPCPADALDVYRALRVSNPSPYMYLLRLPHPDGSSYDVVGSSPEALIKVTGRQAITHPIAGSRPRGKSPDHDAHLAEDLLGDAKERAEHLMLVDLARNDLQRICRAGTVDTVDFMSVRRYSHIMHIESTVVGELRPDCSAYDALVATFPAGTLSGAPKPRAMALIDHYEGLRRGLYGGVVGYLDFAGDLDLAIAIRTALIKDGQAHVQAGAGIVADSVPHLEYEETINKAAAALRAVAAAAGMRPVIR from the coding sequence ATGACCTCGACGACGACCAGCACGGCCACCCACGGCGGGACAGAGGCGGTCGCCGGGCCCGTTCCACAGGCCGACCTCACCTGGGGTGGCACCTGGCCCGACCTGGCCGTCTTCACCGAGCTCGCCCTCGGCCACACCCGCGTCATCCCCGTCGTGCGACGGGTCCTGGCGGACGCGGAGACCCCGGTCGGGGTGTACCGCAAGCTCGCCAAGAGCGAGCCCGGGACCTTCCTGCTCGAGTCCGCCGAGCACGGCGGCGTGTGGTCCCGCTACTCGATCGTCGGAGCGCGGTGCGCGGCGACGCTGACCGAACGCGACGGGCAGGCCCACTGGATCGGTGACCCGCCCGTCGGCCTCCCGCAGTCAGGGGACCCGGCCGCCGCGGTGCGGGACACCGTCGCCGCGCTCGCGACCCCCCGGATCCCCGGGCTGCCCCCGCTGACCGGCGGCCTCGTCGGCGCGATCAGCTACGACGCGGTGCGGCGATGGGAGCGCGTGCCCGACGAGGGACGCGACGAGCTGCACCTGCCCGAGCTCGCGATGATGCTCGCGACCGACCTCGCCGTCTTCGACCACAGCGACGGGTCCCTGCTCCTCGTCGCCAACGCCGTGAACCGCGATGCCACCGACGAGCGCATCGAGGAGGCGTGGGCCGACGCCGTCGCCCGTCTCGACCGGATGACCGAGGAGCTCGCCGCGCCCGCACCGAGCACCGTGGTGTCGATCGAGCCACGTGCCTCCGAGCCGCGCAGCAGCCACACGGAGGAACAGTTCGAGGCGATGGTCGAGCAGGCCAAGGAGGCGATCCGGGCGGGGGAGGCGTTCCAGATCGTCGTGTCCCAGCGGTTCACCGTGCCGTGCCCCGCCGACGCCCTCGACGTCTACCGCGCACTGCGCGTCAGCAACCCGAGCCCCTACATGTACCTGCTCCGGCTACCGCACCCCGACGGGTCCTCCTACGACGTCGTGGGGTCGAGCCCGGAAGCCCTCATCAAGGTCACCGGTCGGCAGGCGATCACCCACCCGATCGCCGGGTCCAGACCGCGCGGCAAGAGCCCGGACCACGACGCCCACCTGGCCGAGGACCTGCTGGGCGACGCCAAGGAACGCGCCGAGCACCTCATGCTCGTCGACCTGGCCCGCAACGACCTGCAACGGATCTGCCGGGCCGGGACCGTGGACACCGTGGACTTCATGTCGGTCCGGCGGTACAGCCACATCATGCACATCGAGTCGACCGTCGTGGGGGAGCTGCGCCCCGACTGCAGCGCCTATGACGCCCTCGTGGCCACGTTCCCCGCCGGCACGCTCTCCGGCGCACCCAAGCCGCGCGCCATGGCCCTCATCGACCACTACGAGGGGCTTCGCCGCGGGCTCTACGGCGGGGTGGTGGGCTACCTCGACTTCGCGGGCGACCTCGACCTGGCCATCGCCATCCGAACCGCCCTGATCAAGGACGGGCAGGCGCACGTCCAGGCGGGGGCGGGCATCGTCGCCGACTCGGTGCCGCACCTCGAGTACGAGGAGACCATCAACAAGGCTGCGGCAGCCCTCCGCGCCGTCGCCGCTGCCGCCGGGATGCGTCCGGTGATCCGGTGA
- a CDS encoding Trp biosynthesis-associated membrane protein, which translates to MTSRFSGQMVLGKRRSALVVALPAVALIGLATQPWARGRTGDVLSAGAIDVAGGRAAPGAVGLAVICVISLLALMSGGRVIRAVSGAVLVLSAAGALVLVLRVALRPAGVVAGALSQELARTTAPDATGATTAWGWAAAVVGLLLLVGSLGAARSSRHWASLSARYERAKPASGPRGEVRTAWDELSDGADPTLRDGPDPA; encoded by the coding sequence GTGACCAGCCGGTTCAGTGGTCAGATGGTGCTCGGCAAGCGTCGCTCCGCCCTGGTCGTGGCGCTGCCCGCCGTAGCGCTCATCGGCCTCGCCACCCAGCCCTGGGCCCGCGGTAGGACCGGCGACGTGCTCAGCGCCGGGGCCATCGACGTGGCGGGCGGCCGCGCCGCCCCCGGGGCGGTCGGCCTGGCCGTGATCTGTGTCATCTCCCTGCTCGCCCTGATGTCCGGCGGCCGCGTCATCCGCGCGGTGTCCGGCGCCGTGCTGGTCCTCTCCGCGGCCGGCGCCCTCGTGCTCGTCCTGCGCGTCGCGCTGCGCCCCGCCGGCGTCGTGGCCGGCGCACTGTCCCAGGAGCTGGCCCGGACCACCGCGCCCGACGCCACCGGCGCCACCACGGCGTGGGGGTGGGCAGCAGCGGTCGTCGGGCTCCTCCTCCTCGTCGGGTCCCTCGGCGCGGCACGGTCGAGCCGGCACTGGGCCAGTCTGTCCGCACGCTACGAGCGAGCCAAACCGGCAAGCGGCCCGCGAGGTGAGGTTCGCACCGCGTGGGACGAGCTGAGCGACGGTGCCGACCCCACCCTCCGCGACGGACCGGACCCGGCGTGA
- a CDS encoding HGxxPAAW family protein has product MEEHHEDHGHSTAAWTAVGIMLVGAALGSIAVVIPSLVLGIVAAVVIVAGAVAGKVLAMAGYGSKAHDREGEDLLADAPDERGTSTVGKS; this is encoded by the coding sequence ATGGAAGAGCACCACGAGGACCACGGACACAGCACGGCGGCGTGGACCGCGGTGGGCATCATGCTCGTCGGGGCTGCCCTCGGCAGCATCGCCGTCGTCATCCCGAGCCTGGTGCTCGGCATCGTCGCAGCGGTCGTCATCGTCGCCGGTGCCGTTGCCGGCAAGGTGCTGGCCATGGCCGGCTACGGCAGCAAGGCGCACGACCGCGAGGGCGAGGACCTCCTCGCCGACGCCCCCGACGAGCGCGGCACCTCGACCGTCGGCAAGAGCTGA
- the trpC gene encoding indole-3-glycerol phosphate synthase TrpC: MPTVLDEIISGVREDLAARRAATSFQQIEAMAAAAPPALDPLPVFRTAPGVAVIAEVKRRSPSKGALADIPEPGALAAAYAAGGASAVSVLTEQRRFGGSLADLDLVRSAVSIPVLRKDFIVDAYQVYEARAHGADLVLLMASALDDEQLSDLHDLATRLGMTPLVEVHDAAELERALAVRPSLVGVNARNLKTLEVDRQVVADLLPLLPSDVVAVAESGVSGPADVADYVRAGAGAVLVGEALVTGGAPAEAVAAFITAASGVRAAAAGSASAAPQDKE, translated from the coding sequence GTGCCGACGGTTCTCGACGAGATCATCAGCGGCGTCCGCGAGGATCTCGCGGCCCGCCGCGCCGCGACGTCGTTCCAACAGATCGAGGCGATGGCCGCAGCCGCCCCGCCCGCCCTCGACCCGCTGCCCGTCTTCCGGACCGCGCCGGGCGTCGCCGTCATCGCCGAGGTGAAGCGGCGCAGCCCGAGCAAAGGTGCCCTCGCGGACATCCCCGAGCCGGGGGCGCTCGCCGCCGCCTACGCCGCCGGAGGGGCCAGCGCGGTCAGCGTCCTGACCGAGCAGCGTCGCTTCGGTGGGAGCCTCGCCGACCTCGACCTGGTGCGCTCGGCCGTGTCGATCCCGGTGTTGCGCAAGGACTTCATCGTCGACGCTTACCAGGTGTACGAGGCCCGGGCCCACGGTGCGGACCTCGTCCTGCTGATGGCCTCGGCGCTCGACGACGAGCAGCTGAGCGACCTGCACGACCTCGCGACCCGCCTCGGGATGACGCCCCTCGTCGAGGTGCACGACGCTGCCGAGCTCGAGCGCGCCCTGGCCGTCCGACCGTCCCTCGTCGGCGTCAACGCCCGCAACCTCAAGACCCTCGAGGTCGACCGACAGGTGGTCGCCGACCTGCTTCCCCTGCTGCCGAGCGACGTCGTGGCGGTCGCCGAGTCCGGGGTGTCGGGGCCGGCCGACGTGGCGGACTACGTCCGGGCCGGTGCCGGAGCCGTCCTCGTCGGCGAGGCCCTCGTCACCGGCGGCGCGCCGGCCGAGGCCGTGGCGGCGTTCATCACGGCCGCGTCCGGGGTCCGGGCCGCAGCGGCCGGCAGCGCGTCGGCCGCGCCCCAGGACAAGGAGTGA
- the trpB gene encoding tryptophan synthase subunit beta, translating to MPTPMPMPEPVGRFGRFGGRYVPEALIPALEQLEEVWRKAVVDPAFTGELERLHRTYTGRPSIITEVPRFAEHCGGARVLLKREDLNHTGSHKINNVLGQALLTQRMGKTRVIAETGAGQHGVATATAAALLGLECVVYMGKKDTERQALNVARMRLLGAEVVPVEHGSQTLKDAVNEAFRDWVANVATTHYVLGTVTGPHPFPEMVREFHRVIGIEARQQVLDLVGRLPDVVCACVGGGSNAIGIFHRFLDDASVRLVGLEAGGSGVESGKHAARFSAGVPGVLHGAFTYVLQDEDGQTIESHSVSAGLDYPSVGPEHALLRESGRAEYRPITDVEAMEAFRLLARTEGILPAIESAHALAGAMQLGRELGRDAVILVNLSGRGDKDVHTAAEWFGLIDERGTVTAPPDGADGDAGPKGMGPQQ from the coding sequence ATGCCCACGCCCATGCCCATGCCAGAGCCGGTCGGACGCTTCGGCCGGTTCGGTGGCCGCTACGTCCCCGAGGCGCTCATCCCGGCGCTCGAGCAGCTGGAGGAGGTCTGGCGCAAGGCCGTCGTCGACCCGGCCTTCACCGGCGAGCTCGAGCGGCTGCACCGCACCTACACCGGCCGGCCCAGCATCATCACCGAGGTGCCGCGGTTCGCCGAGCACTGCGGCGGCGCGCGCGTCCTCCTCAAGCGCGAGGACCTCAACCACACTGGCTCGCACAAGATCAACAACGTGCTCGGTCAGGCGCTGCTCACCCAACGGATGGGCAAGACCCGCGTCATCGCCGAGACGGGAGCGGGCCAGCACGGGGTGGCGACCGCGACCGCAGCGGCCCTCCTCGGCCTCGAGTGCGTCGTCTACATGGGCAAGAAGGACACCGAGCGGCAGGCCCTCAACGTGGCCCGGATGCGGCTGCTGGGGGCCGAGGTCGTCCCGGTCGAGCACGGCAGCCAGACCCTCAAGGACGCCGTCAACGAGGCGTTCCGGGACTGGGTCGCCAACGTCGCGACGACCCACTACGTGCTCGGCACCGTCACCGGTCCCCACCCGTTCCCGGAGATGGTCCGCGAGTTCCACCGGGTGATCGGGATCGAGGCGAGACAGCAGGTCCTCGACCTCGTCGGCCGGCTGCCGGACGTCGTCTGCGCCTGCGTGGGCGGGGGGTCCAACGCGATCGGGATCTTCCACCGCTTCCTCGACGACGCGTCCGTCCGCCTCGTCGGGCTCGAAGCCGGCGGGTCAGGCGTGGAGTCCGGCAAGCATGCGGCCCGCTTCTCCGCCGGTGTCCCCGGCGTGCTCCACGGCGCGTTCACCTACGTCCTCCAGGACGAGGACGGGCAGACCATCGAGTCCCACAGCGTCTCCGCGGGTCTGGACTACCCCAGCGTCGGTCCCGAGCACGCACTGCTGCGCGAGTCCGGGCGGGCCGAGTACCGTCCGATCACCGACGTCGAGGCGATGGAGGCGTTCCGCCTCCTCGCCCGCACCGAGGGGATCCTCCCGGCCATCGAGAGCGCGCACGCCCTCGCCGGCGCCATGCAGCTCGGCCGTGAGCTGGGTCGAGACGCCGTCATCCTCGTCAACCTGTCCGGTCGGGGCGACAAGGACGTGCACACCGCGGCTGAGTGGTTCGGCCTGATCGACGAGCGCGGCACGGTGACCGCGCCACCGGACGGGGCCGACGGCGACGCCGGCCCGAAGGGAATGGGACCGCAACAGTGA
- the trpA gene encoding tryptophan synthase subunit alpha, whose protein sequence is MSVSPIIEACRAEGRAALIGYLPVGFPSVAGSIEAMELLVRAGVDIVEIGVPYSDPVMDGPVIQDAAVRALEGGVRLADTFAAVRAVRAAGAGALVMTYWNPVLRYGVDRFAADLAAAGGDGLITPDLIPDEAADWIGAADEHGLDKVFLVAPSSTPERLAAVTSRSRGFVYATAVMGVTGARSSVGDAAEDLVVRTRAVTDLPICVGLGVSTGEQASQVGRFADGVIVGSALVRCLTEASTPASGLMALEELVRDLAAGVRRGRS, encoded by the coding sequence GTGAGCGTCAGCCCGATCATCGAGGCCTGCCGGGCCGAAGGGCGTGCGGCCCTCATCGGCTACCTGCCCGTCGGCTTCCCGTCCGTCGCCGGCTCCATCGAGGCGATGGAGCTGCTGGTCCGGGCCGGGGTGGACATCGTCGAGATCGGCGTGCCCTACAGCGACCCCGTGATGGACGGCCCGGTCATCCAGGACGCCGCCGTTCGTGCCCTCGAGGGAGGGGTCCGCCTGGCGGACACCTTCGCCGCGGTCCGCGCCGTGCGTGCCGCGGGCGCTGGAGCCCTCGTGATGACCTACTGGAACCCGGTGCTGCGCTACGGCGTGGACCGCTTCGCCGCCGATCTCGCGGCGGCCGGCGGCGACGGCCTCATCACCCCCGACCTCATCCCCGACGAGGCAGCGGACTGGATCGGCGCGGCGGACGAGCACGGCCTCGACAAGGTGTTCCTCGTCGCCCCGAGCTCGACGCCGGAGCGGCTGGCCGCAGTGACGTCACGGTCCCGCGGCTTCGTCTACGCGACGGCCGTCATGGGCGTCACCGGGGCCCGGTCGAGCGTCGGGGACGCGGCCGAGGACCTCGTCGTCCGCACGAGGGCCGTCACGGACCTACCGATCTGTGTCGGCCTCGGTGTGTCCACCGGCGAACAGGCGAGTCAGGTGGGTCGGTTCGCGGACGGTGTCATCGTCGGGTCGGCGCTCGTCCGGTGCCTCACCGAGGCGTCGACCCCCGCATCAGGGCTCATGGCACTCGAGGAGCTCGTGCGCGACCTCGCCGCGGGCGTCCGGAGGGGACGGTCGTGA
- the lgt gene encoding prolipoprotein diacylglyceryl transferase has translation MTAPTSATLGMEIPSPTQAVWHLGPLPIRAYAMCILAGIVVAVWLTQRRLATRGAAAEVAIDISAWAVPFGIVGGRLYHVITDADKYFGAGRNPMDALKIYEGGLGIWGAVALGAVGAWIGCRKAGVDFRDFVDAAAPGVAIAQAMGRFGNWFNNELYGAPTDVPWRLQIHEWDQAAGRARLDASGAPVVLGYFHPTFLYEALWVLVLAAFLIWLGRRFRPARGQVFAAYVMGYPVGRIIVENMRTDPATHILGQRVNTWTSILVFLLGAWLWWWFGRRSERPAEPLDADAAAVADGAGPTSHASDRTAARSTDAEASADLPEPPP, from the coding sequence ATGACCGCTCCGACGAGCGCCACCCTCGGGATGGAGATCCCCTCGCCCACGCAGGCCGTGTGGCACCTCGGGCCGCTGCCGATCCGCGCCTACGCCATGTGCATCCTCGCTGGGATCGTCGTGGCCGTCTGGCTGACGCAACGCCGGCTGGCCACGCGGGGAGCCGCCGCGGAGGTCGCCATCGACATCTCCGCCTGGGCCGTGCCCTTCGGTATCGTCGGCGGCCGGCTCTACCACGTCATCACGGACGCCGACAAGTACTTCGGTGCAGGTCGCAACCCGATGGACGCCCTCAAGATCTATGAGGGTGGGCTCGGCATCTGGGGGGCGGTCGCCCTGGGGGCGGTGGGGGCCTGGATCGGCTGCCGCAAGGCGGGGGTGGACTTCCGCGACTTCGTCGACGCCGCCGCGCCGGGCGTGGCGATCGCCCAGGCCATGGGGCGGTTCGGCAACTGGTTCAACAACGAGCTCTACGGCGCTCCCACGGACGTGCCCTGGAGGCTGCAGATCCACGAGTGGGACCAGGCCGCGGGTCGGGCTCGGCTCGACGCCTCGGGTGCCCCGGTCGTCCTCGGCTACTTCCACCCCACCTTCCTGTACGAGGCCCTGTGGGTGCTCGTGCTGGCCGCCTTCCTCATCTGGCTGGGGCGACGGTTCCGGCCGGCCCGTGGGCAGGTCTTCGCGGCGTACGTCATGGGCTACCCGGTCGGGCGCATCATCGTGGAGAACATGCGGACCGACCCGGCCACCCACATCCTGGGCCAGCGGGTCAACACGTGGACCTCGATCCTCGTCTTCCTCCTCGGCGCGTGGTTGTGGTGGTGGTTCGGGAGGCGGAGCGAGCGGCCGGCCGAACCGCTCGACGCCGACGCCGCAGCGGTGGCGGATGGTGCGGGCCCGACCAGCCACGCCAGCGACCGGACCGCGGCCCGATCCACCGATGCCGAGGCGAGTGCTGACCTGCCGGAGCCACCGCCCTGA